A genome region from Schlesneria paludicola DSM 18645 includes the following:
- a CDS encoding RDD family protein: MSSSTNQTRPWSARKIAFAAIAGLSLYLPSLVASWSFTNAFAGLRAEARLTERKIFGMNCIKEGQAWFISSQRKEHASSFEYSIKRIDLKTGVIHETGFPKSDQSRGVLVIGNELYIINSRDIFKVVDDQLTLIPIGSFPPPSTKSCSNLFRFDDKLTLISRQDQARFRLIHLVDGDWIEGPEILMPTESQIWSDEPEFVQSVQDADPKVENDQSLFLNVVQDKQGVILFLTSNWRAHPTFGAFKTRHLVRRGFPLVENQDNAPPARHSDQPTPDATDWELTTTMMPNGKSARLNVSIQSIESDANGPLLSFSGLNSQRMFATTRICRRGADGQLRDLDGLNPDTNCLTVVDPSDGTAYLIEELADHWNSVAFRRIVGDTIQPAFLSFGGGAGAYIVRWQYLLAGLLVAWMLHYLIMLVASACLAIDVPRSRYECDMHTATIAPIWRRVGGATIDLLVFVVTLIAVWYGLTAVSGVPWTDADDVRTADQLNEIHYFTEACLGMVNRMELVSDRYLEQMLTTMTRSLSDGAGFYARWIGLALVVCGFKWIVEAYRGITLGKWLFGTRTASSTLTHPGLLGVSLRTALCPFDFFFLLTPIPAIAFMWLSSQHRRLGDHCADTIVIRAGSIRTADWYRESLETQ, from the coding sequence ATGTCGTCATCAACGAACCAGACGAGACCCTGGTCGGCTCGCAAGATTGCGTTCGCGGCAATCGCTGGCCTGAGCCTCTATCTGCCCAGCCTTGTCGCATCGTGGTCGTTCACAAACGCGTTTGCAGGACTTCGCGCAGAGGCACGTCTGACCGAACGCAAGATCTTCGGCATGAACTGCATCAAAGAGGGACAAGCCTGGTTCATTTCCTCCCAGCGAAAAGAACATGCGTCGAGCTTTGAGTATTCAATCAAGCGAATCGATCTCAAAACCGGCGTCATCCACGAGACGGGTTTTCCAAAGTCCGACCAAAGCCGGGGCGTGCTTGTCATCGGAAATGAACTCTACATCATTAACTCCCGTGACATCTTTAAAGTCGTCGATGATCAGCTCACCTTAATCCCGATCGGCAGCTTTCCACCGCCGTCCACAAAGTCCTGCTCCAATCTGTTTCGATTCGATGACAAACTGACACTCATCTCGCGGCAGGACCAAGCACGGTTTCGATTGATTCATCTCGTCGACGGCGACTGGATCGAGGGCCCAGAGATACTGATGCCAACTGAAAGTCAAATTTGGAGCGACGAGCCAGAGTTTGTCCAATCAGTGCAGGACGCCGATCCGAAAGTCGAAAACGATCAGTCCCTCTTTCTCAATGTCGTTCAAGACAAGCAAGGCGTGATTCTGTTCTTAACGTCCAATTGGAGAGCGCATCCCACCTTTGGAGCCTTCAAAACCCGCCATCTCGTTCGTCGCGGCTTCCCGTTGGTCGAAAATCAGGACAATGCGCCGCCGGCGCGACACTCTGATCAACCGACACCTGACGCCACAGACTGGGAACTCACCACCACGATGATGCCAAATGGCAAATCCGCCAGACTCAACGTCTCGATTCAGTCCATTGAATCCGATGCGAATGGACCGTTACTGAGCTTTTCAGGACTGAACTCCCAAAGGATGTTTGCGACCACCCGAATTTGTCGCCGCGGCGCGGATGGGCAACTTCGGGATCTGGACGGCCTGAACCCCGACACCAACTGCCTGACCGTTGTTGATCCGTCCGATGGCACGGCATACCTCATCGAAGAATTGGCGGACCACTGGAATTCGGTGGCGTTTCGCCGAATCGTCGGTGATACGATCCAGCCGGCGTTCTTGTCCTTCGGCGGTGGGGCAGGGGCCTACATCGTGCGATGGCAATACCTGCTCGCGGGGCTGCTTGTCGCCTGGATGCTGCACTATCTGATCATGCTTGTCGCGTCGGCATGCCTCGCGATTGACGTACCACGCTCCCGTTATGAATGTGACATGCATACGGCCACGATTGCCCCCATCTGGAGACGCGTCGGCGGAGCGACAATCGATCTGCTGGTTTTCGTCGTCACGCTGATTGCCGTGTGGTACGGGCTGACCGCCGTCTCGGGAGTTCCCTGGACGGATGCCGACGACGTACGTACTGCGGATCAACTGAATGAAATTCACTATTTCACAGAAGCGTGCCTGGGGATGGTGAATCGAATGGAACTGGTCTCTGATCGTTACCTCGAACAGATGCTCACCACGATGACTCGATCCCTCTCAGACGGAGCCGGATTTTACGCCAGGTGGATCGGTTTGGCACTGGTCGTCTGCGGGTTCAAATGGATCGTTGAGGCCTACCGCGGGATCACTTTGGGGAAGTGGCTTTTCGGGACGCGAACGGCAAGCTCCACATTGACTCACCCTGGATTACTCGGAGTGAGCCTCCGCACCGCCCTGTGCCCGTTCGACTTCTTCTTCCTCCTGACGCCCATTCCGGCAATCGCCTTCATGTGGCTCTCAAGCCAACATCGCCGCCTGGGAGACCATTGCGCCGACACCATCGTGATTCGCGCCGGCTCGATTCGCACTGCAGACTGGTATCGTGAATCCCTCGAGACACAATGA
- a CDS encoding RDD family protein, translating into MSPPINHRSLAMRRAAAFVLIVLLSLGLPLAVVGWSVYYAMSGKPLGHPTGRETTYNGPLHPGAFNDHQLWFTARRYVNRAYAAPVAAQIQQMDIQTGETRNVGTEATNLYYIPLLLNKELYAFGQAIFLKVDGDFRKVADLPERHTSFFSSFFSYEGHLTTVMETKQGQFRLQHLIDGQWVEGPTIRLPPRGSQWRDDPQTGIQLRPPKRSQQTASSRNQYWLIAIEFRGQIHLFVRELNGHFSAYRQGFDFVADKHDVASASSPENLTPTPSDHNANGWEPIRPIKNLVDSGDDTPPNGSPQYDPNFLLGRDDQIWAEMRCDHDGPIVISDVAMGRMVRRNRSGHWIDLEGFNEPSEEAYFSRTILVDQADGVAYLLDQNFQWNSAALHRIEGNVVGPPQILSQGVFAAYLARWRQIFAGVCFAWLLHLGLLVSGTTWLLRGRQSGDYAFGQQQVQLASPTRRALAKAIDLLLLAGSITLLAKLQITLFRIELPPVSEEIISNHLFAYENALFWGTRNGWPEFQQQFQNAVLSSIEAIHSFIVLRRTSLTTAALELLVLLGFMVVIEGRFGFTPGKWLLRIQTLRSTLRPCAFTHALLRTVIDWFDAPFLLTPIPALLSMTMSASRQRLGDRLADTLVVNVDSNQSTMPGRAIPEQNLSPAAQPSGITTNERSHFTGRSASSPEFDNPRLWVLSLQCRLRRLSGRNQDSRSPHPR; encoded by the coding sequence ATGTCCCCGCCAATCAACCATCGCTCACTCGCCATGCGTCGCGCCGCGGCATTCGTGCTGATCGTCCTGTTGAGTCTCGGACTGCCGCTAGCCGTCGTCGGCTGGTCAGTTTATTACGCGATGTCCGGAAAACCGCTCGGACACCCGACCGGGCGTGAGACCACCTACAATGGTCCATTACACCCGGGAGCATTCAACGATCACCAACTTTGGTTTACCGCGCGACGATACGTCAATCGGGCATACGCCGCGCCAGTCGCTGCGCAGATTCAGCAAATGGACATTCAGACGGGGGAAACCCGGAATGTGGGAACGGAGGCCACCAATCTGTATTACATCCCGTTACTTTTGAATAAAGAACTCTATGCCTTTGGACAGGCGATCTTCCTCAAGGTCGACGGCGATTTTCGGAAGGTCGCCGATTTGCCAGAGCGACACACCAGTTTCTTTTCGAGCTTCTTTTCCTATGAAGGGCACCTGACCACGGTGATGGAAACGAAGCAGGGGCAGTTCCGACTGCAACACCTCATCGACGGCCAATGGGTTGAGGGCCCTACGATCCGGCTGCCCCCACGAGGAAGTCAATGGCGGGATGACCCGCAAACTGGCATCCAATTGAGACCGCCAAAGCGATCGCAGCAAACAGCCTCGTCCCGAAATCAGTATTGGCTGATTGCGATCGAATTCAGGGGACAAATCCATCTGTTTGTTCGCGAGCTTAACGGTCACTTTTCCGCCTACCGGCAAGGCTTTGATTTTGTTGCTGACAAACACGATGTTGCATCCGCCTCATCACCAGAGAACCTCACCCCGACGCCCTCTGATCACAATGCGAATGGCTGGGAACCGATTCGTCCGATCAAAAATCTTGTGGATTCCGGCGACGACACCCCTCCGAACGGCTCCCCGCAGTACGATCCCAATTTTCTCCTTGGCCGAGACGACCAGATCTGGGCAGAAATGCGCTGTGATCACGACGGTCCCATCGTGATTTCCGATGTCGCGATGGGACGCATGGTACGGCGGAACCGATCCGGACATTGGATCGATCTCGAGGGTTTCAACGAGCCGAGTGAGGAAGCCTATTTCAGTCGCACGATCCTGGTCGATCAAGCAGACGGAGTTGCCTACCTTCTCGATCAGAATTTTCAGTGGAACAGCGCAGCACTTCACCGAATCGAGGGAAATGTGGTCGGCCCCCCACAGATCCTTTCACAAGGTGTCTTTGCGGCCTACCTCGCCCGATGGCGACAGATCTTCGCCGGAGTCTGCTTCGCATGGCTGCTGCATCTCGGTCTGTTGGTCAGCGGCACCACTTGGTTACTTCGTGGTCGACAATCCGGTGATTACGCGTTCGGTCAGCAACAAGTGCAACTCGCTTCGCCCACGCGACGCGCTCTGGCAAAAGCGATCGACCTGCTACTGCTCGCGGGTTCGATCACTCTGCTCGCGAAATTACAAATCACGCTCTTCAGGATTGAGCTGCCGCCGGTCAGCGAAGAGATCATTTCCAACCACCTGTTCGCTTACGAAAATGCCCTGTTTTGGGGAACGCGAAATGGGTGGCCTGAATTCCAACAACAATTCCAAAATGCCGTTCTGTCGTCGATCGAAGCAATCCACTCGTTCATAGTCCTTCGCCGAACCAGTTTGACGACGGCCGCTCTCGAACTTCTCGTTCTGCTGGGGTTCATGGTGGTCATCGAAGGCCGTTTTGGCTTCACTCCCGGCAAGTGGCTGCTACGAATTCAGACGCTCCGTTCAACATTACGGCCCTGCGCGTTCACCCACGCACTGCTGCGCACGGTGATCGACTGGTTCGACGCCCCTTTCTTGCTCACACCGATCCCAGCCCTACTCAGCATGACAATGTCCGCCAGCCGACAACGTCTGGGCGACCGGCTCGCCGATACGCTCGTCGTGAATGTCGATTCGAATCAATCGACGATGCCGGGCAGAGCAATTCCAGAACAGAATCTGTCCCCAGCCGCTCAACCAAGTGGCATCACGACTAACGAGAGATCGCATTTCACCGGTCGGTCGGCGAGTTCACCCGAATTCGATAACCCGCGTCTTTGGGTTCTTTCCCTTCAATGTCGCCTCCGTCGTCTGTCTGGTCGTAACCAAGACTCCAGATCACCACATCCCCGTTAA